Proteins found in one Geomonas subterranea genomic segment:
- a CDS encoding M48 family metallopeptidase codes for MKYLKRLFLPILLSLSLLSGCAVNKSSVGGFNLVSVSEEKELGDKFAVEVEKQHPVVRDPEVQAYIDGVGRRLLTGVRKQDFPFTFQVVRDDSVNAFAIPGGHTYVNTGLLKAAASETELAAVMAHEMNHVVARHSTRQMTQQYGYSLITSLLLGGQGGELSKIAADLFGKAGGMYYSREMESQADYLGVETMYKAGYNPEGMVSFFKKLDAAEERQPGKIAKYFSSHPETVDRIKDIQQEISKLPAKNWLPDSTPEFARVKAKVKNL; via the coding sequence ATGAAATACCTGAAAAGGCTTTTCCTGCCCATCCTGTTGAGTCTTTCCCTCCTTTCCGGCTGTGCCGTCAACAAGTCCTCCGTGGGTGGATTCAACCTGGTTTCCGTTTCCGAGGAGAAGGAGCTGGGAGACAAGTTCGCGGTGGAGGTTGAGAAGCAGCACCCGGTGGTGAGGGACCCGGAGGTGCAGGCGTACATCGATGGCGTCGGGAGGAGGCTACTGACCGGCGTGCGCAAGCAGGATTTCCCTTTCACCTTCCAGGTGGTGCGGGATGACAGCGTCAACGCCTTCGCCATTCCGGGCGGGCACACCTACGTCAATACCGGCCTCTTAAAGGCGGCGGCCAGCGAGACCGAGCTGGCGGCGGTGATGGCGCACGAGATGAACCACGTGGTGGCGAGGCACTCGACCCGGCAGATGACGCAGCAGTACGGCTACAGCCTGATCACGAGCCTGCTTCTGGGGGGGCAGGGGGGAGAGCTTTCCAAGATCGCGGCCGACCTCTTCGGCAAGGCCGGCGGCATGTACTACAGCCGTGAGATGGAAAGCCAGGCCGACTACCTCGGCGTGGAGACCATGTACAAGGCCGGGTACAACCCGGAGGGGATGGTCAGCTTCTTCAAGAAGCTCGACGCCGCCGAGGAGAGGCAGCCCGGCAAGATCGCCAAGTATTTCTCTTCCCATCCGGAGACGGTGGACCGGATCAAGGACATCCAGCAGGAGATCTCCAAGCTGCCGGCGAAGAACTGGCTCCCCGACTCCACGCCGGAGTTCGCCCGGGTCAAGGCCAAGGTCAAGAACCTCTAG
- a CDS encoding EamA family transporter: protein MSNLAFALIIFSAVMHATWNTLVKQSRHKTVFIWWMFIASMFPFTAIIAIVDEPFHWPGLHTLTMISIGSVSFVLYHLLNGRAYRDGDLSIIYPLSQTSMVYVPIWGVLLLRERLSPTGVCGILLVIFGTFCVQMRSLSLSELTRPLRDLKSTSVRAALLAGFIYSIGSIAEKTGVRDYPPVFFTYFLVIAMLCLMTLNLCRPKYRDLIAQEWRTNWRLILWSGPTVMLSFLSFRYGLNMARVGYAVPVRQVSIMVGVLIGVFFLRESFGKMRLVSAAVIVAGAALIRLG, encoded by the coding sequence ATGTCAAACCTCGCCTTCGCCCTTATCATCTTCTCCGCCGTCATGCACGCCACATGGAACACACTGGTTAAACAGAGCCGGCACAAGACGGTATTCATCTGGTGGATGTTCATCGCCTCGATGTTTCCCTTCACCGCCATTATCGCGATAGTCGACGAACCGTTCCACTGGCCCGGGCTCCACACCCTGACCATGATCTCGATCGGCTCCGTCAGTTTCGTGCTGTACCACCTGTTGAACGGCCGTGCCTATCGCGACGGCGACCTTTCCATCATCTACCCTCTCTCCCAGACCTCCATGGTGTATGTCCCAATCTGGGGGGTCCTCCTCCTTCGCGAGCGTCTTTCCCCCACCGGCGTCTGTGGCATACTCCTGGTCATCTTCGGGACCTTCTGCGTTCAGATGCGGAGCCTTTCACTGAGCGAGCTGACCCGTCCCCTCCGCGATCTCAAGAGCACCTCGGTCCGCGCCGCCCTCCTGGCCGGATTCATCTATTCCATCGGCTCCATCGCTGAAAAGACCGGCGTCAGGGACTACCCCCCCGTCTTCTTCACCTATTTCCTGGTCATCGCCATGCTCTGCCTTATGACGCTCAACCTCTGTCGCCCGAAGTACCGCGACCTGATAGCCCAGGAGTGGCGCACCAACTGGCGCCTGATCCTTTGGAGCGGCCCCACGGTCATGCTTTCCTTCCTGAGTTTCCGCTACGGACTCAACATGGCCCGGGTCGGCTACGCCGTCCCGGTGCGGCAGGTAAGCATCATGGTGGGGGTGCTTATCGGCGTATTCTTCCTGCGCGAATCCTTCGGCAAAATGAGGCTGGTGTCGGCTGCGGTCATCGTCGCCGGTGCAGCATTGATCCGGCTTGGGTAG
- a CDS encoding DUF1003 domain-containing protein, translating into MRESDSDQSMASVVSRNIAALLERRQAEERTKRTQERVADAITTFTGSMPFVYIHLALFGGWILVNSGWLSIFPRFDPTFVMLAMFASVEAIFLSTFVLISQNRMQASADRRAELNLHIDLLAEHEVTRIITLLTAIGEKLGVDESRNPELEELTKDVQPEKVLDTMDQVEQENKEE; encoded by the coding sequence ATGCGAGAATCCGATTCCGATCAGTCCATGGCTTCCGTAGTCAGCCGCAACATCGCGGCACTCCTGGAGCGGCGCCAGGCCGAGGAGCGCACCAAGAGAACGCAGGAACGAGTGGCGGACGCCATTACCACTTTCACCGGGAGCATGCCCTTCGTCTACATCCACCTGGCCCTCTTTGGGGGATGGATCCTGGTCAACAGCGGCTGGCTCTCCATCTTCCCCCGCTTCGACCCCACCTTCGTGATGCTCGCCATGTTCGCCTCCGTCGAGGCGATTTTCCTTTCCACCTTCGTCCTCATCAGCCAAAACCGCATGCAAGCCTCGGCCGACCGCCGTGCCGAACTGAACCTGCACATCGACCTCCTTGCCGAACACGAGGTGACCAGGATCATCACCCTTTTGACCGCGATCGGAGAGAAACTCGGCGTCGATGAGTCCAGGAACCCGGAGCTCGAGGAACTGACCAAGGATGTGCAGCCCGAGAAGGTGCTGGACACCATGGACCAGGTCGAGCAGGAGAACAAGGAGGAATGA
- a CDS encoding methyl-accepting chemotaxis protein, with product MFFRKYLSSLHSTYIFMVCFGLLMGVIFPFYSWLFFGAKAFAPLYVLGCLAAGFIVGTFCYQIIKEALRLYVEQQLKILGRITGDNSTPSMSGKGDELQQLMVCNEALMHRVLVMVENVSKLAADISGRHGRLTADFTRTVLNNEKQAAREQETIGAIDDMNAFFKDLLKEIEDIAVRTDERASISTEMSAATDAIALSIQEYSASVMETSASIEEMATSIKGTASNIDALTNSTEQTYNSILAIGNSISDIRDNARRTSDCSDKVRVQAVEGMEAMAATIAAMTAIEEHSDRSVDAINRLSQHSLRVGEFLDVIKEVVAQTNLLSLNASIIAAQAGERGKAFAVVAEEVRALAKRTSASTDEIEELVANIQKETAAAETAARLGKDKVAEGVTVSEKADEALHRIEDSAAEASRMVQQIAAATNEQASGSRLITEEAEKNLTRVKQFSRAIQEEETGAQLIVRSLERMRALSKKITSSTDEQVRGNRLYMQSVQEDNDKVKRLKETCMEQLAIGDVLRNDVAEVDRLIQGTAQEAKKMLGEIETINELIVSMHREMESFRKL from the coding sequence ATGTTTTTCAGGAAATACCTCTCTTCACTGCACAGCACATACATCTTCATGGTTTGCTTCGGCCTGCTCATGGGGGTGATCTTTCCTTTCTATTCCTGGCTTTTCTTCGGTGCCAAGGCCTTCGCACCCCTCTATGTCCTCGGCTGTCTGGCTGCGGGATTCATCGTCGGAACGTTTTGCTACCAGATCATCAAGGAGGCGCTCAGGCTTTACGTCGAACAGCAACTGAAGATCCTGGGGAGGATCACCGGTGACAATTCCACCCCATCCATGTCAGGAAAAGGTGATGAATTGCAGCAGTTGATGGTGTGCAACGAAGCCCTGATGCACCGGGTTTTGGTGATGGTGGAAAACGTATCGAAGCTGGCAGCCGACATCTCCGGCCGCCATGGCCGTCTCACCGCAGACTTCACCAGGACGGTTCTCAACAACGAGAAACAGGCCGCCAGGGAACAAGAGACCATCGGCGCGATCGACGACATGAACGCCTTTTTCAAGGATCTGCTTAAGGAGATCGAGGACATCGCGGTGCGCACGGATGAGCGGGCTTCCATCTCCACGGAAATGAGTGCCGCCACCGACGCCATCGCCCTCAGCATCCAGGAATATTCAGCCTCTGTCATGGAAACCTCCGCTTCGATAGAGGAAATGGCCACCAGCATCAAGGGGACCGCCTCGAACATCGACGCGCTGACCAACTCCACGGAACAAACCTACAACTCCATCCTCGCCATCGGTAACTCTATCAGCGACATCCGCGACAACGCCCGCCGCACCTCGGACTGCTCGGACAAGGTCCGGGTCCAGGCAGTGGAGGGGATGGAGGCTATGGCGGCAACCATCGCCGCCATGACCGCGATCGAGGAACACAGCGACCGCTCCGTCGATGCCATCAACCGCTTGTCACAGCATTCCCTTCGCGTGGGTGAGTTCCTCGATGTCATCAAGGAGGTCGTGGCCCAGACCAACCTCCTTTCCCTCAACGCTTCCATCATCGCGGCGCAGGCTGGCGAGCGGGGTAAGGCCTTTGCCGTGGTTGCCGAGGAGGTCCGCGCTCTGGCCAAGAGAACCTCCGCTTCCACCGATGAAATCGAGGAACTGGTCGCCAATATCCAGAAGGAGACGGCCGCAGCCGAGACGGCGGCCCGCCTTGGCAAGGATAAGGTGGCCGAAGGGGTGACTGTATCAGAGAAGGCTGACGAGGCGCTGCACAGGATCGAGGACAGCGCCGCCGAGGCCTCGCGGATGGTACAGCAGATCGCGGCCGCCACCAATGAGCAGGCGTCGGGGAGCAGGCTCATCACGGAGGAGGCCGAGAAAAACCTGACCCGCGTCAAGCAGTTCAGCCGCGCTATCCAGGAAGAGGAGACCGGAGCCCAGCTGATCGTCCGGAGCCTGGAGCGCATGCGTGCCCTATCGAAGAAGATAACCAGCTCCACCGATGAACAGGTCCGCGGCAACCGGCTGTACATGCAGAGCGTGCAGGAAGACAACGACAAGGTGAAGCGGTTGAAGGAAACCTGCATGGAGCAGCTCGCCATCGGTGACGTGTTGCGTAACGATGTGGCAGAGGTCGATCGGCTGATCCAGGGGACCGCCCAAGAGGCGAAGAAGATGCTCGGCGAAATCGAGACCATCAACGAGCTCATCGTTTCCATGCACAGGGAGATGGAGTCCTTCCGTAAGTTGTAA
- a CDS encoding PLP-dependent aminotransferase family protein — MALETVRDCRPLYERVGSEIVSLIDGGTFRVGERLPSIRQLSSKLNVSINTVMQAYAVLEDRRVIQARPQSGYYVCPKVPEITAQPLAKNQRLQPTAVTFSDLCELVIRNLMKPELLPLASAVPNPQHFPVDKLNRMTAAEMRRFGAQSISYMMPPGSERLRTQIAKRSLLYGVSVRPDQVLVTSGCVEAVQLALRATCKAGDTIAVESPFYFNFLQLIAEMGLKALEIPSTPKEGISIEALSYAIENNKISACLVIPNFSNPLGTLMSDERKRELVQLLAQHEIPLIEDDIYGDLTFAQQRPIAAKSFDRKGLVIYCSSFSKTLAPGYRVGWAIGGKFQAEMERLKMMNNLATASPTQLGIAEFLATGGYDHHLRAIRRLYAKNASQMTDAVVRHFPEGTRMTRPGGGFMLWVEMPDRVDSVQLFHRALERGISITPGAIFSLSGKYRNFMRLSTAFWDEKAERGVETLGGLVKDML; from the coding sequence ATGGCCTTGGAGACGGTGAGAGACTGCAGGCCGCTGTACGAGCGGGTGGGGAGCGAGATCGTATCGCTCATCGATGGTGGGACCTTCCGGGTGGGGGAGCGGCTCCCCTCTATCCGGCAGCTGAGCTCGAAGCTCAACGTGAGCATCAATACCGTGATGCAGGCCTACGCCGTGCTCGAAGATCGCCGGGTCATCCAGGCGCGTCCGCAGTCGGGCTACTACGTCTGTCCCAAGGTCCCTGAAATCACGGCGCAGCCTCTGGCGAAAAACCAGCGGCTGCAGCCTACTGCGGTCACCTTCAGCGACCTGTGCGAACTGGTGATCCGCAACCTCATGAAGCCGGAACTCCTCCCCCTCGCGAGCGCGGTGCCGAACCCGCAGCACTTCCCGGTGGACAAGCTGAACCGGATGACGGCAGCGGAAATGAGGCGCTTCGGCGCCCAGAGCATCTCCTACATGATGCCGCCCGGCAGCGAGCGGCTGCGCACCCAGATCGCCAAGCGCTCCCTGCTCTACGGCGTCAGCGTCCGCCCGGACCAGGTCCTGGTGACCTCGGGGTGCGTCGAGGCGGTGCAGCTCGCCCTGCGCGCCACCTGCAAGGCCGGCGACACCATCGCGGTCGAATCCCCTTTTTATTTCAATTTCCTGCAGCTGATCGCGGAGATGGGGCTGAAAGCTCTCGAAATACCTTCCACGCCCAAGGAAGGTATCAGCATCGAGGCCCTGAGCTACGCCATCGAGAACAACAAGATCAGCGCCTGCCTGGTGATCCCGAACTTCAGCAACCCCCTGGGGACGTTGATGTCCGACGAGCGCAAGCGGGAGCTGGTTCAGCTTTTGGCGCAGCACGAGATCCCGCTTATCGAGGACGACATCTACGGTGACCTGACTTTCGCGCAACAGCGTCCCATCGCTGCCAAGTCCTTTGACCGCAAGGGGCTGGTGATCTACTGTTCGTCGTTTTCTAAGACGCTCGCACCCGGTTACCGGGTCGGCTGGGCCATCGGGGGGAAGTTCCAGGCGGAGATGGAACGGCTCAAGATGATGAACAACCTGGCTACCGCCTCGCCGACCCAGCTTGGCATAGCGGAGTTCCTGGCTACCGGTGGCTACGACCACCATCTGCGGGCGATCCGGAGGCTGTATGCGAAGAACGCGTCGCAGATGACCGATGCTGTGGTGCGGCATTTTCCCGAGGGAACGCGGATGACCCGCCCTGGCGGCGGCTTCATGCTCTGGGTGGAAATGCCGGACCGGGTGGACTCGGTGCAGCTGTTTCACCGGGCCCTTGAGCGGGGGATCAGCATCACCCCCGGCGCGATTTTCTCCCTTTCGGGCAAGTACCGGAACTTCATGAGGTTGTCTACGGCATTCTGGGACGAAAAGGCCGAGCGTGGTGTCGAAACGCTGGGCGGGCTGGTCAAGGATATGCTGTAG
- a CDS encoding YtxH domain-containing protein has protein sequence MAEKMNRSMTGLMMLVGGGVLGAGLGLLFAPCAGEKSRKKMMRMGKTISNRSDRVMRDISDRLDDLADSMSSMSGKAGRFMHLR, from the coding sequence ATGGCAGAAAAGATGAATAGATCGATGACAGGCCTGATGATGCTGGTTGGCGGCGGGGTGCTCGGTGCGGGTCTGGGGCTTCTCTTCGCTCCCTGCGCAGGCGAGAAGAGCCGTAAAAAAATGATGCGTATGGGGAAAACGATCAGCAACAGGAGCGACCGTGTGATGCGTGACATTTCCGACCGGCTGGACGACCTGGCGGACAGCATGTCCAGCATGAGCGGTAAGGCTGGCAGGTTCATGCATCTGCGGTAA
- a CDS encoding DUF3943 domain-containing protein: MRYSPGSAPVFLLVIMVLCVVLAAPGHVCGATATATDPPADTSAIGSDHAGEEFTWRVTSDDPSLSSWRNLRSRSGYTVAQNDMLPPGAKGAAPERPALDWETGEGKSYVVPALEIPAFIVLLNAFDRIALHDKKTDDGKRTYATNPSTFWHQLTHQDWTFDQDTFKVNQFGHPYEGATMYGLARSSGLNFWQSLVYSNAGSFLWEMAGENSRPSTNDLITTGNAGALLGEALFRMADLVLEEGGVNPPIGHRLAAAAISPPTAVNRLLFGKRFDTVFPNHSPATLWLCRAGFSLDVHSKNLTAPVKESSQDSIGIVEFSMAYGLPGKPGYSYHRPLDYFNFEISTRARQHNLVDTLTIRGLLKGERYEIGRDYRGIWGLYGSYDYISPYVFRVSSTALSLGTTAQYWISPGGAAQGSLLGGVGFGATGLESDVREERGYHYGVTPQVLLAMNFLFGDRAMVDLSGRWYYVSSVGPDHDGSESVFRGHSALTIRIHGNHALGLQYSESIRDTNYANILTKYRSEGTLSLVYTFVSDRAFGAVEWRDPADR, from the coding sequence ATGAGATACTCACCGGGATCTGCTCCTGTCTTCCTGCTTGTGATAATGGTCCTGTGTGTGGTTCTGGCAGCGCCGGGGCACGTGTGCGGCGCTACGGCAACCGCCACTGACCCTCCCGCCGACACCAGTGCAATCGGATCTGACCACGCCGGAGAAGAGTTCACATGGCGGGTAACCAGCGACGATCCGTCGCTTTCCAGCTGGAGAAATCTTAGAAGCCGCTCCGGCTACACTGTCGCCCAAAACGACATGCTTCCCCCGGGGGCAAAGGGTGCCGCACCGGAGCGCCCGGCACTTGACTGGGAGACGGGCGAAGGCAAGAGCTACGTGGTGCCCGCGCTTGAAATACCCGCCTTTATCGTTTTGCTCAACGCTTTCGACAGGATCGCGTTGCACGACAAGAAGACGGACGACGGTAAACGGACCTATGCGACCAACCCTTCCACCTTCTGGCATCAACTGACCCATCAGGACTGGACCTTCGACCAGGACACATTCAAGGTCAACCAATTCGGGCACCCGTACGAAGGCGCCACCATGTACGGCCTGGCCCGCTCCTCCGGCTTGAACTTCTGGCAGTCGCTCGTGTACAGCAACGCCGGGAGCTTCTTGTGGGAAATGGCCGGCGAGAATTCACGCCCCTCGACCAACGACCTCATAACCACGGGCAATGCGGGCGCCCTGCTTGGGGAGGCCCTGTTCCGGATGGCTGACCTCGTCCTGGAAGAGGGGGGGGTGAACCCTCCTATCGGGCACCGGCTCGCCGCCGCGGCCATTTCTCCACCGACTGCGGTCAATCGCCTGCTCTTTGGCAAGCGGTTCGACACCGTCTTTCCGAATCATAGCCCGGCCACGTTGTGGCTGTGCCGGGCCGGTTTCAGCCTCGACGTTCACTCAAAAAACCTCACCGCCCCGGTAAAGGAGAGCAGCCAGGACAGCATCGGCATCGTGGAATTTTCCATGGCCTACGGGCTGCCAGGGAAGCCGGGCTACAGCTACCACCGCCCCCTCGACTACTTCAACTTTGAGATTTCCACCAGGGCCCGGCAGCACAACCTGGTGGACACCCTCACCATCAGGGGGTTGCTGAAGGGGGAGAGGTACGAGATAGGCAGGGATTATCGCGGCATCTGGGGGCTCTACGGCAGTTATGACTACATCTCCCCCTACGTCTTCAGGGTCTCGAGCACGGCACTGTCGCTGGGTACCACCGCGCAGTACTGGATATCTCCCGGGGGGGCGGCCCAGGGGTCGCTCCTCGGCGGGGTAGGCTTCGGCGCAACCGGCCTCGAATCGGACGTCCGGGAGGAGCGGGGGTATCACTACGGGGTGACACCGCAGGTGCTGCTGGCGATGAACTTCCTCTTTGGCGATAGGGCGATGGTGGACCTGAGCGGGCGCTGGTACTATGTCAGCAGTGTCGGCCCCGATCACGACGGCTCGGAAAGCGTGTTCAGGGGCCATAGTGCTCTGACAATAAGAATCCACGGCAACCACGCACTAGGGTTGCAATATTCGGAGTCGATACGCGACACGAACTATGCTAATATTCTCACCAAATACCGTTCCGAAGGTACCTTGAGTCTCGTCTACACCTTTGTCAGTGACAGGGCCTTTGGCGCGGTGGAGTGGAGAGATCCCGCCGATCGTTGA
- a CDS encoding glycosyltransferase — MSIATAIPAVSILMPVRNEEKHLPAALASLSAQTFRDWELVVVDDGSTDRTPAILARAAAADPRIRVLATGGEGLVPALNLGLAQCRSELVARMDGDDVAHPARLEAQINYLAPHPEVGLVASCFQHFPRHRIGSGMIGYQQWQNSLLSHDAILADIFVESPFVHPSVMFRKQEVLQVGGYRDMGWAEDYDLWLRLAAAGTRFARLPETLFFWRERPERTTRTNPAYAAQAMRLCKLHHLLQGFLRGERNVILAGAGLEGRAWYRMLHEVHIRVEAWVDIDPKKIGRQLHGAPVLSTGDLERTGTKLLMTVGARGARGVVRQTTRQAGFTEGYDAVCVA, encoded by the coding sequence ATGAGCATAGCGACCGCCATTCCGGCAGTCTCCATACTGATGCCGGTCAGAAACGAAGAGAAGCACCTGCCGGCGGCCCTTGCCTCGCTGTCGGCGCAGACTTTCCGTGACTGGGAGCTGGTGGTCGTGGACGACGGTTCCACCGACCGGACCCCCGCGATCCTGGCGCGTGCCGCAGCGGCAGACCCGCGCATCCGGGTGCTGGCGACAGGGGGGGAGGGGCTGGTCCCCGCGCTGAACCTGGGGCTTGCACAGTGCCGGTCGGAGCTGGTGGCGCGCATGGACGGCGACGACGTTGCCCACCCCGCCCGCCTGGAGGCGCAGATCAACTACCTCGCCCCCCACCCCGAGGTCGGGCTCGTGGCGAGCTGTTTCCAGCACTTCCCCCGGCACCGCATCGGCAGCGGCATGATCGGCTATCAGCAGTGGCAGAACTCGCTGCTCAGCCACGACGCCATTCTCGCCGACATCTTCGTGGAATCGCCATTCGTGCATCCGAGCGTCATGTTCAGGAAACAAGAAGTGCTACAGGTGGGAGGCTATCGCGACATGGGGTGGGCAGAAGACTACGACCTGTGGCTGCGCCTGGCGGCGGCAGGTACGCGTTTCGCCCGGCTCCCCGAGACGCTTTTCTTCTGGCGCGAGCGCCCGGAGCGGACCACCCGCACCAACCCCGCCTACGCGGCGCAGGCGATGAGGCTGTGCAAGCTGCACCACCTGCTGCAGGGCTTTCTCAGGGGGGAGCGGAACGTGATCCTGGCGGGAGCCGGACTCGAGGGGCGTGCCTGGTACCGGATGTTGCATGAGGTTCACATCCGTGTCGAGGCCTGGGTCGACATCGACCCGAAGAAGATCGGGCGGCAGCTGCACGGTGCACCGGTACTCTCCACCGGCGACCTTGAGCGCACCGGCACCAAGCTCCTGATGACGGTAGGGGCCCGGGGCGCCAGGGGGGTCGTAAGGCAGACCACCCGGCAGGCCGGTTTCACCGAGGGGTACGACGCCGTCTGCGTCGCATAA